One genomic region from Podarcis raffonei isolate rPodRaf1 chromosome Z, rPodRaf1.pri, whole genome shotgun sequence encodes:
- the TEX11 gene encoding testis-expressed protein 11 isoform X4, whose protein sequence is MKSSEGDNPSEQKVRRQILMATKTGKAYANIGKSDLANEFFEIALDSLKQLYALLKKRSPRETDICEHKSDIEKGMFNIISFQAESAVAEGNHQKAVTCVLQCKNILMSLPQKTCYLSRLCYNFGVEGYTQKRYEESSFWLCQSYEIGKMDRKYSNEKAMQAKVLRLLSNVYLDSGIRGHEQKALVAVTMANEEDLHPAGLFLKIRILLKGDVLEAELGAAIDELLRHGFTLDFFVDVAKLLLEHERQTIALDFLDSLAERFKGFPDFGKISLLQIELLIQTMNESLAQNIIEGVIADHSQGKFLRPETLDHLHHVLWDRATKYYKEEKYYEALEWYTYSFKLCSGRQIENNIASLERNMAACFLRLKEPLKAKEALKEAERHHPNCIFTYFYFYKIAILENDVAAASHAIDEMERTVTDPDSTTWMSERSLANLLKLAAQFALENRQHCAAIKALECLSLHLDDCGLIAADFKCLVPLIMYKINGKTGEEITSDLENLLKYLTAAYYRYDEEFGKDMTTFETRVSEVQWFRKTAWTFAAMSGGCLRLTKDLFLISFKFARLCPAEKTVMLDQRLCLLMAIAIGLEIGRNSSTGQNELLVEALGHIETCWDIGMYLKETGNFSEDPSDTLLLLYEFETRVKLGDPKVTSLLDTILERPNIDTKMLESIASLAMAPPAYYPSLAKKALRKLLTISKCEPFDGLTFSKCIHSLIQLTLPSDAPGADSYALVESQGYFEEALKILDSMVLRSSYPDEEIFWLMVRAWNIGVYFNTLARYVTAEQWCRVAMFFLNHLRDICTSYRRKMTAFYQVLMDRLPGAKGPSPNK, encoded by the exons ATGGCTACAAAGACTGGGAAAGCCTATGCGAATATTGGAAAATCTGATCTTGCCAATGAATTTTTTGAGATTGCTTTGGAT AGTCTGAAACAACTCTATGCTCTGCTGAAAAAGAGGAGTCCTAGAGAGACTGATATTTGTGAACACAAATCTGATATAGAGAAGGGCATGTTCAACATTATCTCTTTCCAGGCTGAATCG GCAGTTGCTGAAGGAAATCATCAGAAAGCTGTCACATGTGTTCTTCAGTGCAAAAACATCCTGATGAGCCTGCCACAAAAG ACCTGTTACCTCTCCCGCCTGTGCTATAACTTTGGTGTGGAAGGATACACACAGAAGAGATATGAAGAGAGCTCCTTTTGGCTCTG CCAGAGTTACGAAATTGGAAAGATGGATAGGAAATACTCCAATGAAAAAGCAATGCAG gCTAAAGTACTGCGGTTGCTAAGTAATGTCTATCTGGATTCGGGGATAAGAGGTCATGAACAAAAAGCTCTTGTGGCTGTCACCATGGCTAATGAG GAAGATTTGCATCCAGCTGGTTTGTTCTTGAAAATTAGGATTCTCCTGAAAGGCGATGTGCTAGAGGCAGAACTTGGCGCAG ctATTGATGAACTTCTGCGTCATGGGTTCACCCTGGATTTTTTTGTGGATGTGgcaaaactgcttctggagcatgAGAG GCAGACCATCGCGCTAGACTTTTTGGACTCACTTGCTGAGAGGTTTAAAGGATTCCCGGATTTTGGCAAAATCAGTCTTCTTCAGATTGAACTCCTGATACAGACAATGAATGAGTCGCTTGCCCAAAATATAATTGAAGGTGTTATTGCAG ACCACAGCCAAGGAAAGTTTCTTCGTCCTGAAACACTGGATCACCTGCACCATGTTCTGTGGGACAGAGCTACCAAGTACTATAAG GAAGAAAAGTATTATGAAGCCCTTGAGTGGTACACTTACTCATTCAAACTCTGCTCAGGCAGACAAATAGAGAACAACATTGCAAGTTTGGAAAGGAATATGGCTGCTTGCTTTCTTCGCTTGAAAGAGCCTCTCAAG GCTAAGGAGGCCTTGAAGGAAGCAGAGAGGCACCATCCCAACTgcatatttacttatttttatttctataaaATTGCCATCTTGGAGAATGACGTGGCAGCAG CTTCCCATGCAATTGATGAAATGGAAAGGACCGTAACGGACCCAGACTCAACGACCTGGATGTCAGAACGAAGTTTGGCTAACCTCTTGAAATTAGCTGCCCAGTTTGCTttagag AATAGGCAACATTGTGCAGCTATAAAGGCCTTGGAGTGTTTATCTCTGCACTTGGATGACTGTGGACTAATAGCTGCAGATTTTAA GTGTTTGGTTCCACTTATAATGTACAAAATCAATgggaagactggagaagaaat AACGTCTGATTTGGAGAACCTTCTAAAATACTTGACTGCAG CATACTATAGATATGATGAAGAATTCGGAAAGGACATGACGACATTTGAAACAAGAGTCAGTGAAGTTCAATGGTTCAGGAAGACTG CTTGGACCTTTGCTGCCATGTCGGGGGGCTGCCTGAGACTAACAAAGGATTTATTTCTAATTTCATTCAAG TTTGCTCGGCTTTGTCCTGCTGAGAAAACCGTTATGCTTGACCAGAGATTATGCCTGCTTATGGCTATTGCCATTGGTCTTGAAATAGGACGGAACAGCTCTACTGGCCAG AATGAACTACTGGTGGAGGCCCTCGGACACATAGAGACTTGTTGGGATATCGGGATGTATCTGAAAGAAACTG GCAACTTTTCTGAAGACCCATCAGATACGTTACTTCTGCTTTACGAGTTTGAGACGAGAGTAAAGCTCGGTGATCCGAAAGTAACCAGTCTTCTGGATACAATTTTGGAAAGGCCCAATATCGATACTAAGATGCTGGAATCAATTGCCT CGCTGGCCATGGCTCCACCGGCTTACTACCCTTCACtcgccaagaaggccctcaggaAGCTTTTGACTATTAGCAAATGTGAACCCTTCGATGGACTCACTTTCAG CAAATGTATACATAGCTTGATTCAGCTTACTCTGCCATCTGATGCGCCTGGAGCAGATTCATATGCACTGGTGGAGTCACAGGGCTACTTTGAAGAAGCTCTCAAGATTTTGGATAGCATG GTGCTGCGGTCCAGTTATCCAGATGAAGAAATATTCTGGCTCATGGTTAGAGCTTGGAACATAGGAGTATACTTCAACACTTTGGCCAGATATGTGACAGCTGAGCAATGGTGTCGCGTAGCAATGTTCTTCTTGAATCACCTGAGAGATATATGTACCAGCTACAGGAGAAAG ATGACCGCCTTTTACCAAGTATTGATGGACAGACTTCCAGGAGCAAAGGGACCCTCTCCAAATAAGTGA